In Liquorilactobacillus nagelii DSM 13675, the following proteins share a genomic window:
- a CDS encoding MarR family winged helix-turn-helix transcriptional regulator translates to MITLQKSLTNLTQILRLYEHRQNDPDFERLGAIDVYYLEAIYQLKEPTIGMISRLLDQSTPNTNYHIKKLMKMGLIEKRLDDVDRRVTHLLVTDKYRQMLETNEEFWQRLENRLEDEIAPKDLAIFKRVLRQTTDIVSEEGLDEL, encoded by the coding sequence ATGATCACACTTCAAAAATCTTTAACCAACCTAACCCAAATTTTACGCCTATATGAACATCGACAAAATGATCCTGATTTTGAGCGCCTTGGTGCAATTGATGTTTATTATTTGGAAGCAATCTATCAGCTTAAGGAACCAACAATCGGGATGATTTCCAGATTGTTAGATCAGTCAACCCCTAATACCAACTATCACATTAAAAAGTTGATGAAAATGGGCTTGATTGAAAAACGGCTTGATGATGTTGACCGTCGTGTTACACATTTATTAGTAACTGACAAATATCGTCAAATGTTAGAAACAAACGAAGAATTTTGGCAGCGTTTGGAAAATCGTTTGGAAGATGAAATTGCGCCAAAGGATTTGGCAATTTTCAAACGAGTACTGCGTCAGACAACTGACATTGTTTCTGAAGAAGGTTTAGACGAACTTTAA
- a CDS encoding heavy-metal-associated domain-containing protein: protein MEQEKVAISGMKCSGCADKVKNAFEQLAGVSDVQVSLADKQASFVGKASLAELNATLAETHYQVEKIID from the coding sequence ATGGAACAGGAAAAGGTAGCAATTTCAGGGATGAAGTGTAGCGGCTGTGCTGATAAGGTCAAGAACGCATTTGAACAACTGGCTGGAGTTAGCGATGTGCAGGTTAGTTTAGCCGATAAGCAAGCATCATTTGTTGGAAAAGCTAGTTTGGCAGAATTGAATGCAACTTTAGCTGAGACACATTATCAAGTAGAAAAAATTATTGATTAG
- a CDS encoding heavy metal translocating P-type ATPase has protein sequence MKQEQYQIGGMVCASCAQTVEKAVNCLPGITEASVNLATEKMQVAYDQAQIKPRQIVAAVEQAGYQAQLQLSDTVKKNQQQKEQQQAVMKKNLIGAFLFALSVLYLAMAPMIKLPLPFNLSDFPLTLALMELLLTLPVFWFGRDHWLGGFRSLWRKHPNMDSLVALGTWTSLLASFANTIQLALTGQTQYLYYETAALILTLIMLGKYLEFMAKRRATASLSSLLRLVPPQAEVIQADGSTRTVPVAEVKTGTQLLVRSGQRIPTDGTVITGRTTIDESMLTGESLPVTKTAGSKVIGGTQNQLGKITMQATEIGEKTVLAQIVKLVSDAQATKAPIARLADQIAGYFVPAILGIAMFGLLGWLLAGQTLEFALQVFVAVLVIACPCALGLATPTALMVGSGKGAEKGILFKNSPALEQMARLNTIVFDKTGTLTQGNPEVVNLKTSTRFEPNQLLKLAASLEQNTNHPLAAAILKKAIGQELLTVSNFKTWPGLGVSGEIDGEKYYLGNQKLMEQQGVFNGILKDYPAKEQTVVFVANQREPIGCIEIADQLRPEAKMVIKKLHQLGLQTVLLTGDKQSTAIKIANQLQINQVISEVLPAQKATAIQQLQQEKQRVAMVGDGINDAPALAIADVGIAIGNGTNVAVDSADVVLMHSNLQELLQAVLLSRKTLKNVKENLFWAFAYNILGIPIALGGWYLLGGPLLNPALAGAAMSFSSVSVVLNALRLRHVKLD, from the coding sequence ATGAAACAAGAACAATACCAGATTGGCGGGATGGTGTGTGCTAGCTGTGCCCAAACAGTTGAAAAGGCGGTTAATTGTTTGCCAGGAATTACGGAAGCTAGTGTTAATTTGGCAACTGAGAAAATGCAAGTAGCATATGACCAAGCTCAAATTAAGCCACGACAAATTGTTGCGGCCGTTGAACAAGCCGGTTATCAAGCGCAACTTCAACTATCGGATACTGTTAAGAAAAATCAACAGCAAAAAGAACAACAGCAAGCGGTAATGAAAAAGAACTTAATTGGTGCATTTTTATTTGCTTTAAGCGTGTTATATTTAGCGATGGCACCAATGATTAAGTTACCCTTGCCTTTTAACTTAAGTGATTTTCCTTTGACATTGGCCTTAATGGAATTATTATTAACGTTGCCGGTTTTTTGGTTTGGTCGTGATCACTGGCTAGGTGGTTTCCGTTCATTATGGCGTAAACATCCGAATATGGATTCTTTAGTTGCTCTAGGAACTTGGACTTCTTTGTTAGCTAGTTTCGCAAATACGATTCAATTAGCGTTGACTGGGCAAACACAATATTTGTATTATGAGACAGCGGCCTTAATTTTAACATTGATTATGTTAGGCAAGTATTTAGAATTCATGGCAAAGCGACGAGCAACTGCTTCACTTAGTTCACTCTTACGCTTAGTACCGCCGCAAGCAGAAGTGATTCAAGCAGATGGAAGCACTCGAACGGTTCCTGTAGCTGAAGTAAAAACCGGTACTCAATTACTGGTTAGATCTGGACAACGAATTCCCACCGATGGCACTGTGATTACTGGGAGAACAACGATTGACGAGTCAATGCTGACAGGTGAAAGCTTGCCAGTAACCAAAACAGCCGGTTCAAAAGTTATCGGTGGAACTCAAAATCAGTTGGGTAAAATTACGATGCAGGCAACAGAGATTGGAGAAAAAACTGTTCTAGCGCAAATTGTCAAATTAGTTAGTGATGCGCAAGCAACTAAAGCTCCAATTGCTCGATTAGCTGATCAAATTGCTGGTTATTTTGTTCCCGCAATTTTAGGAATTGCTATGTTTGGCTTACTTGGCTGGTTGCTGGCAGGACAGACTTTGGAATTTGCTTTACAAGTTTTTGTGGCGGTCTTGGTGATTGCCTGTCCGTGTGCTTTAGGTTTAGCAACACCAACAGCATTAATGGTTGGTAGCGGAAAGGGCGCTGAAAAGGGAATCCTTTTTAAAAATAGTCCAGCATTAGAACAAATGGCTCGATTAAATACGATTGTATTTGATAAGACGGGGACTTTAACACAGGGTAACCCAGAAGTAGTTAATTTGAAAACAAGTACAAGATTTGAGCCAAATCAATTGCTGAAATTAGCAGCTAGTTTAGAACAAAATACCAATCATCCATTGGCAGCAGCAATTTTAAAAAAAGCAATCGGCCAAGAACTTCTTACAGTTAGTAATTTTAAGACGTGGCCGGGATTAGGTGTTAGTGGTGAAATCGACGGTGAAAAGTATTATTTAGGAAACCAAAAGTTGATGGAGCAACAAGGAGTTTTTAATGGAATTTTAAAAGACTATCCAGCAAAAGAGCAGACGGTTGTTTTTGTCGCCAATCAGCGAGAACCAATCGGTTGCATAGAGATTGCAGATCAGTTGCGTCCAGAAGCTAAAATGGTAATTAAAAAGTTGCATCAATTAGGGTTGCAAACAGTTTTACTAACCGGTGATAAGCAATCAACCGCGATAAAGATTGCCAATCAATTGCAAATTAATCAAGTAATCAGTGAAGTTTTACCGGCCCAAAAAGCAACCGCTATTCAGCAATTACAACAAGAAAAACAAAGAGTTGCAATGGTTGGTGATGGGATTAATGATGCTCCAGCTTTAGCGATCGCTGATGTTGGAATAGCAATCGGTAATGGCACGAATGTAGCAGTTGATTCAGCAGATGTCGTTTTAATGCACTCTAATTTGCAGGAATTATTACAAGCAGTATTGTTAAGCCGAAAAACACTTAAGAATGTTAAAGAAAATTTATTTTGGGCTTTTGCATATAACATCTTAGGGATTCCAATTGCTTTGGGTGGTTGGTATCTGTTAGGTGGTCCATTGCTTAATCCAGCTTTAGCGGGAGCAGCAATGAGCTTTAGTTCAGTTTCTGTTGTTTTGAACGCATTGCGTTTACGGCATGTCAAGTTAGACTAA
- a CDS encoding CopY/TcrY family copper transport repressor: MKNKKTVEISDAEWEIMRMVWTLQTATSRKIIDNLKQKKSWKEATVKTLLRRLVQKEVLRTTTQGRSFIYHPVINEQEAINLMVRGVFQKICQHHVGTTLLNVVQELPLAKGDIEKLQQALKQKYPNAPEELPCDCLTGMHQACCSENESMENC, encoded by the coding sequence ATGAAGAATAAAAAAACTGTTGAAATCAGCGATGCTGAATGGGAGATTATGCGAATGGTCTGGACATTGCAAACTGCCACTAGTCGTAAAATTATTGATAATTTAAAACAAAAAAAGAGTTGGAAGGAAGCAACTGTAAAAACTTTGCTACGACGATTAGTTCAAAAAGAAGTCTTACGAACAACTACTCAAGGTCGCAGTTTTATCTATCATCCAGTTATTAATGAACAAGAAGCAATTAACTTGATGGTAAGAGGAGTTTTTCAAAAAATTTGTCAACATCATGTTGGAACAACCTTGTTAAATGTTGTTCAAGAGCTTCCACTGGCTAAAGGTGATATTGAAAAGTTACAGCAGGCGCTAAAGCAAAAATATCCTAATGCTCCTGAAGAATTGCCGTGTGATTGTTTGACGGGAATGCACCAAGCGTGTTGTTCGGAAAATGAATCGATGGAAAACTGCTAA
- a CDS encoding pyridoxal phosphate-dependent aminotransferase, with the protein MIFEQSQLLNTLPNQFFANLVKKVNQKIAAGNDVINLGQGNPDQPTFEYIVKAMQQATAKPINHKYSPFSGLASLKQAAADFYQEHYNVEVNPETEVAILGGSKTGLVELPWALMNPGETMLLPDPGYPDYLSGAALGKVNYETFPLLEENNFLPDYDSFDIQKADQAKFMYLNYPNNPTGAAATPDFYQKTVDFARKHQLGIVSDFAYGALGFDGYQNPSFLQAAGAKDVGIEIYTFSKTFNMAGWRLAFAIGNPTIISALNLIQDHLFVSVFPAIQEAGITALTSSQGTEEIQQLVGLYQKRRDAFIEAALKIGWRAFVPRGTFYVWMPIPEGYTSETFADLLLEKANVAVAPGKGFGALGDRYVRIGLLVSPAKLVEAVSRIAGLHLFDQGE; encoded by the coding sequence ATGATTTTTGAACAATCCCAGTTATTAAATACTTTGCCTAATCAATTTTTTGCTAATCTAGTAAAAAAAGTTAACCAAAAAATAGCGGCAGGTAATGACGTTATCAATTTAGGACAAGGAAACCCAGATCAACCAACTTTTGAATATATTGTTAAAGCAATGCAACAAGCTACAGCTAAACCAATTAATCATAAATACTCGCCTTTTTCCGGATTAGCCTCTTTAAAGCAAGCGGCAGCTGATTTTTATCAGGAGCATTATAATGTTGAGGTTAACCCAGAAACTGAAGTGGCTATTTTAGGTGGCTCAAAAACAGGGTTAGTAGAGCTACCATGGGCGCTGATGAATCCAGGCGAAACAATGCTGTTGCCTGATCCGGGTTATCCAGATTATCTTTCAGGTGCAGCTTTAGGTAAGGTTAATTATGAAACTTTTCCATTATTAGAAGAAAATAATTTTTTACCAGATTATGACTCCTTTGATATTCAGAAAGCTGATCAAGCAAAATTTATGTATCTGAATTATCCTAACAATCCAACCGGTGCAGCGGCTACACCAGATTTCTATCAAAAAACAGTTGATTTTGCTAGAAAACATCAATTAGGGATCGTTAGTGATTTTGCTTATGGTGCTTTAGGCTTTGATGGTTATCAGAATCCGAGCTTTTTACAAGCAGCAGGTGCAAAAGATGTCGGAATTGAAATTTATACTTTTTCAAAAACTTTCAATATGGCTGGTTGGCGGTTAGCATTTGCAATTGGTAACCCAACGATAATTTCAGCTCTGAATTTAATCCAAGATCATTTATTTGTGAGTGTTTTTCCAGCTATTCAAGAAGCAGGAATTACTGCGTTAACTTCATCACAAGGTACAGAAGAAATTCAGCAATTAGTAGGTTTATACCAAAAACGGCGGGATGCTTTTATTGAAGCAGCTTTAAAAATTGGCTGGCGTGCCTTTGTACCTCGGGGAACTTTTTACGTTTGGATGCCGATCCCCGAAGGATATACTAGTGAAACTTTTGCAGATTTGTTATTAGAGAAAGCCAATGTAGCAGTAGCACCTGGTAAAGGCTTTGGGGCTCTGGGTGATCGGTATGTTCGAATTGGTTTATTAGTATCACCGGCTAAATTAGTTGAGGCAGTTAGCCGAATTGCAGGCTTACATTTATTTGATCAAGGAGAATAA
- the rpsI gene encoding 30S ribosomal protein S9 has translation MAQVQYRGTGRRKNSVARVRLVPGNGKITINDHPAEEYIPFANLREVMVQPFEVTETKDSYDVLVNVFGGGFSGQAGAIRHGIARALLEVDPDFRGVLKRAGLLTRDSRMKERKKPGLKKARKAPQFSKR, from the coding sequence TTGGCTCAAGTACAATACAGAGGAACTGGCCGTCGTAAGAATTCTGTTGCCCGCGTTCGTTTGGTACCGGGGAATGGCAAGATTACGATTAATGACCATCCTGCAGAAGAATATATTCCCTTTGCAAATTTACGTGAAGTTATGGTACAGCCATTTGAAGTGACTGAAACCAAAGACTCTTATGATGTATTAGTAAATGTTTTTGGCGGCGGCTTCTCAGGGCAAGCAGGCGCAATTCGTCATGGAATTGCTCGTGCCTTGCTTGAAGTAGATCCTGATTTCCGTGGCGTTTTGAAACGTGCTGGATTATTAACACGTGATTCACGGATGAAAGAACGTAAGAAACCAGGTCTTAAGAAAGCCCGTAAAGCACCACAATTTTCAAAACGTTAA
- the rplM gene encoding 50S ribosomal protein L13, producing MRTTYIAKPGEVERKWYLVDATDVPLGRLSAVVASVLRGKNKPTFTPNVDTGDFVIIINADKVALTGRKAERKIYYHHTDHPGGLKSRTAGDYRQKDPEKLLTLSIKGMMPKGSLGRAQMKKLRVYRGENHQHTAQQPEVLDITKLI from the coding sequence GTGCGTACAACTTATATTGCGAAGCCAGGCGAAGTAGAACGTAAATGGTATCTAGTTGATGCAACAGATGTTCCTTTGGGACGTTTGTCAGCAGTCGTTGCGTCAGTTTTGCGTGGCAAGAATAAACCGACTTTTACACCAAATGTTGATACTGGTGATTTTGTAATTATTATCAATGCAGATAAAGTGGCTTTAACCGGTCGCAAAGCAGAACGGAAAATATATTACCATCATACAGATCATCCAGGTGGTTTGAAGAGCAGAACAGCAGGAGATTATCGTCAGAAAGATCCTGAAAAATTATTGACTTTGTCAATCAAAGGTATGATGCCTAAAGGCAGTTTGGGTCGTGCACAGATGAAGAAGTTACGTGTTTATCGTGGCGAAAACCATCAGCATACTGCTCAGCAGCCTGAAGTACTCGATATTACAAAATTGATTTAG
- the truA gene encoding tRNA pseudouridine(38-40) synthase TruA, with translation MAIRYKVTLAYDGTAFAGFQVQPHQRTVQGVLERAVNRLNKSSDYVHVFGSGRTDAGVHAVGQVIHFDLVNDIPDQGIINGLNSLLPLDIEIKMAEHVTADFHAQFTAHGKRYVYRVSQTKAVNPFKRFYTGHYKYPLEVNLIKTALKDVVGTHDFSSFVASGSQTKSHIRTIYTATVKELPQEKELVFEFYGNGFLYNQVRIMVAALLEIGSKRRPVHDFLRLYQVKDRNECRGTAPASGLYLKEVVYQPDK, from the coding sequence TTGGCAATTAGATATAAAGTAACCTTGGCTTACGATGGAACGGCTTTTGCAGGATTTCAAGTTCAACCGCACCAACGAACCGTCCAAGGAGTTTTGGAGAGAGCTGTTAATCGTTTAAATAAATCATCCGACTATGTTCATGTTTTTGGATCAGGTCGTACTGATGCAGGAGTACACGCAGTTGGCCAGGTAATTCACTTTGATTTAGTTAATGATATTCCTGATCAAGGAATTATTAACGGTTTAAATAGCTTGCTGCCTTTGGATATTGAAATAAAAATGGCTGAGCACGTAACAGCAGATTTTCATGCTCAATTTACAGCTCATGGAAAACGTTATGTTTATCGGGTTAGTCAAACTAAGGCCGTTAATCCCTTTAAAAGATTTTACACCGGGCACTATAAATACCCGTTGGAGGTAAATCTGATTAAGACAGCTTTAAAGGATGTAGTTGGGACGCACGATTTTTCCAGTTTTGTTGCTTCGGGAAGCCAAACTAAATCACATATCAGGACTATCTATACTGCAACTGTTAAAGAGTTACCGCAAGAAAAAGAATTAGTTTTTGAATTTTATGGTAACGGATTTTTATATAATCAGGTACGGATTATGGTTGCTGCACTATTGGAAATCGGTAGTAAACGGCGGCCGGTCCACGATTTTTTGCGACTTTATCAAGTTAAGGATCGTAATGAATGTCGCGGAACAGCTCCCGCTAGTGGTCTGTATCTCAAAGAAGTTGTTTATCAGCCAGATAAATAA
- a CDS encoding energy-coupling factor transporter transmembrane component T family protein: MNKVLLGRYLPGSSFIHRLDPRSKLVLSFYFIIVIFLANNWSTYLFMLFVVAGCILLAQIKLGFFWKGVQPLIWLILFTVLLQILFSRGGTIFWQWGPFSLTQTGIVSGIYVFFRFVLIIFMSTLLTLTTPPLEIAGALESLLKPLKKIHFPVYEVSLMLSIALRFVPTLIDEAAKIMNAQRSRGVNFDSGSLRQRLNAVVPLLIPLFVSAFNRAEDLATAMEARGYHGGEGRTKYRINQWHLRDTVSVVFFLLVTIVMILLRTW; this comes from the coding sequence TTGAATAAAGTTCTTTTAGGAAGATACTTGCCGGGATCTTCATTTATTCATCGTCTAGATCCACGGTCAAAATTGGTTTTAAGTTTCTATTTTATTATTGTGATTTTTTTGGCTAATAATTGGTCGACTTATTTATTTATGCTGTTTGTGGTAGCGGGTTGTATTTTATTGGCACAAATAAAACTAGGTTTTTTCTGGAAGGGTGTACAACCTTTAATTTGGTTGATTCTATTTACAGTATTACTGCAAATCCTATTCAGTCGTGGTGGTACAATTTTTTGGCAGTGGGGACCGTTTTCTTTAACTCAAACAGGGATAGTCAGTGGGATTTATGTTTTCTTTCGTTTTGTCTTGATTATCTTTATGTCAACCCTGTTGACCTTAACAACACCACCATTAGAAATTGCTGGAGCCTTGGAATCATTATTAAAACCGCTAAAGAAAATTCATTTTCCAGTTTATGAAGTGTCGTTGATGCTCTCAATTGCTTTAAGGTTTGTGCCAACTTTAATTGATGAAGCTGCTAAAATTATGAATGCGCAACGCTCTCGCGGAGTGAATTTTGATTCTGGCAGTTTGCGTCAGCGATTAAATGCGGTAGTACCGTTGCTGATACCGTTATTTGTGAGTGCTTTTAATCGAGCTGAAGATTTAGCGACAGCAATGGAAGCACGAGGGTATCATGGCGGTGAGGGTCGTACTAAATATCGGATCAATCAATGGCACTTACGTGATACGGTAAGTGTAGTATTCTTTTTACTGGTAACGATTGTAATGATTTTGTTGCGTACTTGGTAA
- a CDS encoding energy-coupling factor ABC transporter ATP-binding protein, translating into MSINFKQVTHTYQPESPFAHQALQGVSFTIQEHSYTAIIGHTGSGKSTLIQHLNGLLRPTSGEVVVNQQTITANTSNKALINLRRKVGVVFQFPEAQLFEETVLKDIAFAPRNFGMAADQAEKIARKAAAMVQLPQTVLKKSPFELSGGQMRRVAIAGILAMQPQILVLDEPTAGLDPRGHQEIMDLFAQLKREQNLTVILVSHQMDDVALYADQVIVLEEGKVIAQQTPRELFNRPKWLRQHHLDLPHAAKFAFDLEKQANLKFEQLPLTEDELADELAKYLPKEGEK; encoded by the coding sequence TTGTCAATCAATTTCAAACAAGTAACTCATACCTATCAACCAGAAAGTCCTTTTGCTCATCAGGCACTGCAAGGTGTTTCTTTTACAATTCAAGAACATAGTTACACTGCAATAATTGGACATACAGGTAGTGGTAAGTCAACTTTGATTCAACATTTAAATGGTTTATTACGACCAACTAGTGGAGAAGTAGTGGTTAATCAGCAAACAATTACTGCTAATACTAGTAATAAGGCTTTAATAAACTTGAGAAGAAAAGTCGGAGTAGTCTTTCAATTTCCTGAAGCACAGTTGTTCGAAGAAACAGTTTTAAAAGATATCGCATTTGCACCTAGAAATTTTGGAATGGCAGCAGATCAAGCTGAAAAAATTGCTCGCAAGGCGGCCGCAATGGTTCAATTACCCCAAACGGTGTTGAAAAAGTCGCCGTTTGAATTGTCTGGTGGGCAGATGAGACGAGTTGCAATCGCTGGAATCTTGGCAATGCAACCACAAATTTTAGTGTTAGATGAACCGACTGCGGGACTAGATCCACGGGGGCATCAGGAAATTATGGATTTATTTGCTCAATTGAAACGAGAACAAAACTTAACGGTAATTTTGGTAAGTCATCAAATGGATGATGTAGCACTTTATGCTGATCAAGTTATTGTTTTAGAAGAAGGTAAAGTCATAGCCCAACAAACTCCCCGAGAATTATTTAATCGCCCTAAATGGCTAAGACAGCATCATTTAGATTTGCCGCATGCAGCAAAATTTGCGTTTGACCTTGAAAAACAGGCCAATTTGAAATTTGAACAATTGCCTTTGACAGAGGATGAATTAGCTGACGAGCTAGCTAAATATTTGCCAAAGGAGGGGGAAAAATAA
- a CDS encoding energy-coupling factor ABC transporter ATP-binding protein, translating to MSNDIINVNNLNFKYSQQGDWLFKDFNFKIERHEWVAVIGHNGSGKSTLARLIDGLLQPQSGSIMVDQQTMSAENVWKIRKKIGMVFQNPENQFVGANVAEDVAFGLENQAVPYKLMHQRVKTALQRVNMWRFAEQEPVNLSGGQKQRVALAGVIALQPEIIILDEATSMLDPEGRRDVIQLIHDLKVQHNFTIISITHDIDEAALADRVIVLDDGKIIESAPPAQVFLHGKELSHLGLAVPFSEKVKAALVKRRITVPVQYYTEQRMVDWICQSISNK from the coding sequence ATGTCAAATGATATAATTAATGTTAATAATCTAAACTTTAAATACTCGCAACAGGGAGATTGGTTATTTAAAGATTTCAATTTTAAAATTGAACGTCATGAATGGGTAGCTGTAATTGGACATAATGGCAGCGGAAAAAGTACTTTAGCACGTTTAATTGATGGACTTTTGCAGCCGCAAAGTGGTTCAATTATGGTTGATCAGCAAACGATGTCGGCAGAAAATGTTTGGAAAATCAGAAAAAAAATTGGAATGGTTTTTCAAAACCCAGAAAATCAGTTTGTTGGAGCTAATGTAGCAGAGGACGTAGCATTTGGATTGGAAAATCAAGCGGTCCCTTATAAGTTAATGCATCAGCGGGTGAAAACTGCGCTGCAGCGAGTTAACATGTGGCGTTTTGCTGAACAAGAGCCAGTTAATCTATCCGGAGGACAAAAGCAAAGAGTTGCATTAGCTGGAGTAATTGCGTTGCAACCTGAAATTATTATTTTAGATGAAGCGACTAGTATGCTGGATCCTGAAGGCAGACGTGATGTCATCCAATTAATTCATGACTTGAAAGTTCAGCATAATTTTACTATTATTTCGATCACGCATGACATTGACGAAGCAGCTTTAGCAGACCGAGTGATAGTTTTAGATGATGGTAAAATAATTGAATCTGCTCCTCCTGCACAAGTTTTTTTACATGGAAAAGAACTGAGTCATTTAGGTTTAGCTGTTCCTTTCTCAGAGAAAGTCAAGGCTGCTTTAGTAAAACGTCGAATTACAGTTCCTGTGCAATACTATACTGAACAAAGGATGGTCGATTGGATTTGTCAATCAATTTCAAACAAGTAA
- the rplQ gene encoding 50S ribosomal protein L17 — protein sequence MSYRKLGRTSGHRRAMLRNLTTDLIVEGKIVTTEARAKEVRKTTEKMITLGKKGDLASRRRAAAFMMDVVADVKEEDDKVVVQTALQKLFAEVAPRFKERNGGYTRILKMSERRGDAAKMVVLELVD from the coding sequence ATGAGTTACCGTAAATTAGGTCGTACGAGTGGACATCGTCGTGCTATGCTCCGTAATTTAACAACAGATTTAATTGTTGAAGGTAAGATTGTGACGACTGAAGCACGTGCTAAAGAGGTTCGCAAAACGACTGAGAAAATGATTACTCTGGGCAAAAAAGGCGATCTTGCTTCCCGTCGTCGTGCAGCTGCATTTATGATGGATGTTGTAGCTGATGTTAAAGAAGAAGACGATAAGGTGGTTGTTCAAACAGCATTGCAAAAATTGTTTGCTGAAGTGGCACCACGTTTTAAAGAACGCAATGGTGGCTACACTCGAATCTTAAAAATGAGTGAACGTCGTGGAGATGCTGCTAAAATGGTTGTACTTGAGTTAGTCGATTAA
- a CDS encoding DNA-directed RNA polymerase subunit alpha — translation MIEFEKPKIHKIEESPNFGKFIVEPLERGYGTTLGNSLRRILLSSLPGAAITNIQIDGVLHEFSTIKGVREDVTQIILNLKKVALKIDSEEDQALEIDVTGPLDVTASDIQGSSEVEVLNKDLYLCSVAEGASLHVRMNANKGRGYVSADENKTKADDMPIGVLPIDSIYTPIERVNYQVEKTRVGQKNDYDKLTLDVWTNGSISPSEAISLSAKILTEHLTLFVDLTDEAKNAEIMVEKEETHKEKMLEMTIEELDLSVRSYNCLKRAGINTVQELTNKSEADMMKVRNLGRKSLEEVKNKLVDLGLSLRHED, via the coding sequence ATGATCGAATTTGAAAAACCAAAAATTCACAAAATAGAAGAAAGTCCTAATTTTGGTAAATTTATTGTCGAGCCATTAGAACGTGGCTATGGCACAACTTTGGGTAATTCGCTTCGTCGGATTTTGCTTTCCTCATTGCCTGGTGCTGCGATTACTAATATTCAGATTGATGGTGTTTTACATGAATTCTCTACAATCAAGGGTGTTCGTGAAGATGTTACGCAGATTATTTTGAATTTAAAAAAAGTTGCGTTGAAAATTGATTCTGAAGAAGATCAAGCATTAGAGATAGATGTAACAGGGCCGCTTGATGTCACTGCTAGTGATATTCAAGGAAGTAGTGAGGTTGAAGTTTTGAATAAAGACTTATATCTTTGTTCTGTAGCCGAAGGTGCTTCACTCCATGTTAGAATGAATGCTAATAAGGGCCGCGGTTATGTTTCAGCTGATGAGAATAAAACAAAAGCTGATGATATGCCGATTGGTGTTTTACCAATCGACTCAATTTATACCCCGATCGAACGTGTCAATTATCAAGTCGAGAAAACACGTGTTGGTCAAAAAAATGATTATGATAAATTGACATTAGATGTTTGGACGAATGGTTCAATTAGTCCGAGCGAAGCTATCAGTTTATCGGCAAAAATTTTAACCGAGCATTTGACCTTATTTGTTGATTTAACTGATGAAGCTAAGAATGCTGAAATCATGGTTGAAAAAGAAGAAACACATAAAGAAAAAATGCTTGAAATGACAATTGAAGAATTAGATTTATCTGTTCGTTCTTATAATTGCTTGAAGCGAGCAGGGATTAATACTGTTCAGGAACTGACTAATAAGTCGGAAGCTGATATGATGAAGGTTCGTAACCTTGGTCGTAAGTCGCTTGAAGAAGTTAAGAATAAATTAGTAGATTTGGGTCTTTCATTACGCCATGAAGATTAA
- the rpsK gene encoding 30S ribosomal protein S11: MAVRKTSRKRRVKKNIESGVAHIHSTFNNTLVMITDVHGNAVAWSSAGSLGFKGSRKSTPFAAQMAAEAAAKGSMEHGMKSVEVAVKGPGSGREAAIRALQTTGLEVTSIRDVTPVPHNGCRPPKRRRV; this comes from the coding sequence ATGGCTGTTAGAAAAACTTCGCGTAAGCGTCGTGTAAAGAAGAATATTGAAAGCGGAGTAGCACACATTCATTCAACATTCAATAATACATTGGTTATGATTACGGATGTTCATGGGAATGCGGTTGCTTGGTCTTCAGCTGGTTCACTCGGATTCAAAGGAAGCCGAAAATCAACTCCATTTGCTGCCCAAATGGCTGCTGAAGCTGCTGCTAAAGGTTCAATGGAACATGGCATGAAATCTGTTGAAGTTGCTGTTAAAGGACCTGGTTCTGGCCGTGAAGCAGCAATCCGTGCTTTACAGACTACAGGATTGGAAGTTACTTCAATTCGCGATGTCACACCAGTTCCCCATAATGGATGTCGTCCTCCAAAGCGCCGTCGTGTTTAA